The Thermocrinis ruber genomic sequence CCCTTTACGAAAGCCTTTGCCCTCTCTCTTACCTCTTCACTGCTTAGGGGACCCTTAGCAAACTCCTTTAGAATTTCCCTTATAAACCTGCTCATATTTTGGACCTTTTCCTCCTCTCCCCTTATACGTATTTCGGTACCTCTTGCGAGGACTTTAACGCCAAAGAGTTGGGAAAAAAGCTTTAGGTTCTCGTCGCCCCTTCCTACTATGGCATAAAACCTTTCGTCAAGGTCTCCGAGGTCTATGATCTCCTCTACCTTCTCCATCTAACTCAACGTTTAATTAAAATATAAAACGCCTTTGGAAAAAATGCAAGCGAGGCACCTTATAAGCACCAAAGACCTAAGCACAGAGGAAATTCAAGAGTTATACTCCCTCTTTCGTAGCTTTAAGGGAGGTAGGAGAGAAAAGTTAAAGGGAAGGGCTGTTCTTTTCTTTTTGGAAGCTTCTACCCGCACTCGCCTGTCCTTTGAAGTTGCCCTCAGAGAACTTGGCATGGAAACCCACCATGTGGGAAGAGGAGAATCAGCCATAGAAAAAGGTGAATCCTTCAAGGACACTATCAAAGTTCTCTCCGCCTTGGGCTTTAGGCTGTTGGTCTTTAGAGTGCCCTTTGTTCTATTTCCATACGAACCTTACCTTAAGGAAGGCATAAGCCTTATAAACGCAGGGGACGGCACCCATCAGCATCCCACCCAGGGGCTAATAGACCTATTTACCGCCCTTGAGCATTATCCCTCCTTGGAGGGGCTGAAAGTTCTCTTTGTGGGAGATATACTCCACAGTAGGGTTTTTAGGTCCTCTGGGGAGCTTTTTAGCAGGTTTTATGCCCAGCTTGGAGTTTGCGGTCCTGCCACCCTTATCCCTTCTGACCTTTCACCCTTTGGAGATGTGAAAGTTTTTGACAGTGTGGATGAGGGCATAGAGTGGGCGGATTTTGTGGTATACCTTAGGTTGCAGGAGGAGAGGTTCAAAGAGAGCTATGTGCCCTCAAAAGAGAGCTACTTTCTGCAGTTTGGTTTAACAAAGGAACGCTACAAAAAGCTAAAGGGCTACTTCATGCATCCGGGACCGGTAAATCTGTATGTGGATGTAGACCCAGAGGTGCTCTATGGGGAAAAATCTTTGGTTTTAAAACAGGTGCAGAACGGACCCTTTGTTCGGATGGCTGTGATCTACAACCTTCTTAAGGATCAGTAGGGATAAAAGTTGAAAACCGATTGAAAAGACCGCCAAAAGGACGGGCAGGATTTCATACAGACGCCCCATCACAGAGGCACCCAAAAAGACGGACAATCCAAAGAAAAGATGAAATATACCGTAAGCCCTTCCCCTGAAGGAAGGTGTGGAAAGTTTTGCAACGCCCGAGCGCACAACGGATTCATGCATACCAAGCTGAACTCCCCACAGCAATGTTCCAGCTATGAAGAGGGTTTCACTGCCAGAGAAGATAAAGTAGGGATAGATTGCGGTGATAACAACACCAAGGGCTAAAGCCTTAAAGCCAATCCTGTCAAAGAGACAGCCAAAAAGGAGGGCGGAAAAGCCATCCATGAGCATGGCAAGAGCAAAGAGAAAGGGAGGTAAGGCGTCGGACAAGCCTAGATGAACTTTACCATGATAGGTGATCAATGTAATGGGCACAAATGAGAGCCCAAGCAGGGAGGAAAAGGCTACATAGTGCCAAAAGCCGGGATGGGTTCCTTTGCTTTTTTCTTTGGAGTCTTCAGCGGTTTTTACATTTCCTTGATGATATCTTTTTGAAAGAAAGAGAACAAAAAGGGCTAAGAGGGCGCTTGGCAGAAGGCTTGCAAAGGCTAAGCGGTAATTGTTGGTAAAGTAGTAAAGTACCGCGGACACAAAGAGAGGACCCCAAAAGGCACCAACCTGGTCTAAAAACTCGTGGATGCCAAAACCTTTGCCATGCCCAACCCTTTCGGTAGCCTGAGAAAGTAAAGCATCCCGAGAGGGAGTTCTGAGGGCTTTTCCAAAGCGTTCAAGAATCATCAAGGCACCAGCCCATTGCCAGTTTGGCACCAAAGCAAGGAGTGGCACAGAAAGGAGGTTCATAGCATAACCCAAAAATACAAAAGCCCAAGGTTTTTTCAGCTTGTCCGAGAGATAACCAGAAACTAACCTTAGCACATATCCCGCCAGTTCAGAAAGTCCTGAGAGAAAGCCTATAACGAAGGGAGAAGCGGAAAGTAAAGCCAAATATGGTCCAAGAATGCTTCTGCCACCTTCGTAGGTAAAGTCAGAAAGCAGGCTAACCACACCCATCAAGAGGATAAAGATGTAAGAACTAGCCAATGTCCAACTCCTCCGAGGATACCTCTCCCAGAATTTCCAGTTCTGGTATGTGCCTTTTTATGTAATTGAGGACTTCCAAGGTCCTTTCGTAAGTATCGGGTGTGGCAATAACATAGACTAAATCCTTTTTCTTTTCCTTTGTTCGGACTACCGCGTTTCTTCCAGAACCGTCCATAAGGGCGGTGAACAGTCCTATTTTTGGAACGGGTAGCTTAAGAAGGATTATCCTCGCCTTTATCTCTCTCATATTTGAGGATCTTGGCGTTGAAGAGGGTTTTTGTCTTTCTTACAAACTCCGGAAGATCCTCTTTATCTTCCTCTTTTTCCTCCACCACAAAATCAAGGAAGGGAAACTTCACCTTTAGCTTTTCTATTTCCAAAGCCTTTGCATCCTCTTTGCTCACCTTTAGGATGAGCTTTCCTTCTTTCTCCTCGTAGGGAAGTCTTCTTAACCTTTCAAAGTCAATTTTGCTAAGGTTTTTCTGAAGAACATCCCAAGGGTTTTCCTTCTGCGGTTCTTCTTGCTTTTCCTCCTTCTTTTCCTCCTTGGGAGCCTCTTTGCTTGAGCTTCCCAGTCCTTTTATAAGTTCCTCTATGGAAAGGATGTCTTTGACTAAGGCACTTTTGATGATGGCTATCTGGCATGCCCTAAAGAGGTCCTTGGTCCTTGCCTCTACCCTCACTTGGCTAACCAATTTTTCAAGATATAGCAAAGCGTTCAGGTTTGCGGAAACTTCTCTGTGAAAATCTTCCACATGCATTAGTTTTTCTGGGTTCTTTAGGCTTTTGTAAAGAACAAGCGTCCTTATTTCCTCCTCCACACTCTCCCAAAACCTTGATAGGTTGTAGCCCTTTTCCCTTATCTGGTTTAAAAACTCAAGGGCGGAGTCCACATCGCCGGAGAGTAGCATCTTTATAAAATCCCTTACCTTTCCCTGAGAGAGAATACCCAAAAACTCCTCTATTATTTCTTCCTTTACCTTTCCCTCTCCAAAGGTGGCACTTTGGTCTAGCAAGGACACCGCATCCCTCATCCCTCCATCGCTTACCTTGGCGATGGTATACAGGGCTTGCTCTTCATATTCTATGTTTTCCCTTTCGCATATAAACTTAAGATACTTTACGATATCCTCTTCTCTGAGCCTGCTAAA encodes the following:
- a CDS encoding aspartate carbamoyltransferase catalytic subunit produces the protein MQARHLISTKDLSTEEIQELYSLFRSFKGGRREKLKGRAVLFFLEASTRTRLSFEVALRELGMETHHVGRGESAIEKGESFKDTIKVLSALGFRLLVFRVPFVLFPYEPYLKEGISLINAGDGTHQHPTQGLIDLFTALEHYPSLEGLKVLFVGDILHSRVFRSSGELFSRFYAQLGVCGPATLIPSDLSPFGDVKVFDSVDEGIEWADFVVYLRLQEERFKESYVPSKESYFLQFGLTKERYKKLKGYFMHPGPVNLYVDVDPEVLYGEKSLVLKQVQNGPFVRMAVIYNLLKDQ
- the dnaX gene encoding DNA polymerase III subunit gamma/tau, which encodes MYIPFARKYRPRKFSELVGQETAKRVLLNAVRLGRLSHAYLFAGPRGTGKTTVARILTRAINCLRPIDGEPCGECENCVAIEKGNFPDLIEIDAASNRGIDDIRALRDAVSYTPIKGKYKVYILDEAHMLTKEAFNALLKTLEEPPPRTVFILCTTEYDKILPTILSRCQRIIFSRLREEDIVKYLKFICERENIEYEEQALYTIAKVSDGGMRDAVSLLDQSATFGEGKVKEEIIEEFLGILSQGKVRDFIKMLLSGDVDSALEFLNQIREKGYNLSRFWESVEEEIRTLVLYKSLKNPEKLMHVEDFHREVSANLNALLYLEKLVSQVRVEARTKDLFRACQIAIIKSALVKDILSIEELIKGLGSSSKEAPKEEKKEEKQEEPQKENPWDVLQKNLSKIDFERLRRLPYEEKEGKLILKVSKEDAKALEIEKLKVKFPFLDFVVEEKEEDKEDLPEFVRKTKTLFNAKILKYERDKGEDNPS
- a CDS encoding MFS transporter, translated to MASSYIFILLMGVVSLLSDFTYEGGRSILGPYLALLSASPFVIGFLSGLSELAGYVLRLVSGYLSDKLKKPWAFVFLGYAMNLLSVPLLALVPNWQWAGALMILERFGKALRTPSRDALLSQATERVGHGKGFGIHEFLDQVGAFWGPLFVSAVLYYFTNNYRLAFASLLPSALLALFVLFLSKRYHQGNVKTAEDSKEKSKGTHPGFWHYVAFSSLLGLSFVPITLITYHGKVHLGLSDALPPFLFALAMLMDGFSALLFGCLFDRIGFKALALGVVITAIYPYFIFSGSETLFIAGTLLWGVQLGMHESVVRSGVAKLSTPSFRGRAYGIFHLFFGLSVFLGASVMGRLYEILPVLLAVFSIGFQLLSLLILKKVVDHSHPNKGSVLHLF